One stretch of Streptomyces sp. R21 DNA includes these proteins:
- a CDS encoding GMC oxidoreductase: protein MSETTVQDKGSGGVSRRRFITGTGSILGAVALAGHATAAPRTAVPTAASLDSGAHVPVLVIGTGYGGSVAALRLAEAGVDVQMVEMGMAWDTPGSDGKIFANTTSPDYRSYWLRTRTKQPISNFLGFPIDKDVPRYTGILDAEQFSGILVYQGRGVGGGSLVNGGMAVTPKRENFGAILPSVNADEMYGTYYPRANAGLGVATVDPTWFETADCYQYARVGRKQAGRSGFPFVFVPDVYDWNYMEQEAAGTVPKSALAGEILYGNNYGKKSLQKTYLARAKATGRVTISPLHKVTSVSPATGGGYTVLIDQLNTNGDATATKTVTADKVFFAAGSVGTSKLLVKLKATGALPGLNGEVGKSWGDNGNVMCGRANHLWDPTGALQSSIPCSGIDNWAAGGAFSEIAPLPTGIETYASFYLSITKNPNRAQFSFNSSTGAVDLDWQTAWKQPAIDMAKTIFDKINAKEGTIYRTDLFGTYKIWGDHLTYHPLGGAVLNKATDNYGRLQGHLGLYVIDGSLIPGNTSVNPFVTITALAERNIEAIIAADL from the coding sequence ATGAGTGAAACTACCGTGCAGGACAAGGGTTCTGGCGGTGTATCACGTCGAAGATTCATCACAGGAACCGGTTCTATTCTTGGAGCCGTGGCCCTCGCCGGTCACGCCACGGCGGCCCCCAGGACGGCGGTCCCCACGGCCGCTTCCCTCGACTCCGGCGCCCATGTCCCGGTCCTGGTGATCGGCACCGGGTACGGCGGTTCGGTCGCCGCCCTGCGGCTCGCCGAGGCCGGCGTCGACGTACAGATGGTCGAGATGGGCATGGCCTGGGACACCCCGGGCTCGGACGGCAAGATCTTCGCCAACACCACCAGCCCGGACTACCGGTCCTACTGGCTGCGCACCAGAACCAAGCAGCCCATCAGCAACTTCCTCGGCTTCCCCATCGACAAGGACGTCCCCCGCTACACCGGAATCCTCGACGCGGAGCAGTTCAGCGGAATCCTCGTCTACCAGGGCCGCGGCGTGGGCGGCGGCTCTCTGGTCAACGGCGGCATGGCCGTCACCCCCAAGCGCGAGAACTTCGGTGCCATCCTCCCGTCGGTCAACGCCGACGAGATGTACGGCACTTACTACCCCCGGGCCAACGCCGGTCTGGGCGTCGCCACCGTCGACCCCACCTGGTTCGAGACGGCCGACTGCTACCAGTACGCCCGCGTCGGCCGCAAGCAGGCCGGGCGCTCCGGCTTCCCGTTCGTCTTCGTGCCCGACGTATACGACTGGAACTACATGGAACAGGAGGCGGCCGGCACCGTCCCCAAGTCGGCGCTGGCCGGCGAAATCCTCTACGGCAACAACTACGGGAAGAAGTCACTGCAGAAGACCTACCTCGCACGAGCCAAGGCCACCGGCAGGGTCACCATCTCCCCGCTGCACAAGGTCACTTCGGTATCCCCCGCCACCGGCGGCGGATACACCGTCCTCATCGACCAGCTCAACACCAACGGCGACGCCACGGCCACCAAGACCGTCACCGCGGACAAGGTGTTCTTCGCCGCCGGCAGCGTCGGCACCAGCAAGCTCCTGGTCAAACTCAAGGCCACCGGCGCCCTGCCCGGTCTCAACGGCGAGGTCGGCAAGAGCTGGGGCGACAACGGAAACGTCATGTGCGGCCGCGCCAACCACCTGTGGGACCCCACCGGCGCTCTCCAGTCGAGCATCCCCTGCTCCGGCATCGACAACTGGGCGGCCGGCGGCGCCTTCTCCGAGATCGCACCGCTGCCGACCGGTATCGAGACCTACGCCTCGTTCTACCTGTCGATCACCAAGAACCCCAACCGCGCCCAGTTCTCCTTCAACAGCTCGACCGGCGCCGTCGACCTGGACTGGCAGACGGCCTGGAAACAGCCGGCCATCGACATGGCCAAGACCATCTTCGACAAGATCAACGCGAAGGAGGGAACGATCTACCGCACCGACCTCTTCGGCACCTACAAGATCTGGGGCGACCACCTCACATACCACCCGCTCGGTGGCGCGGTCCTGAACAAGGCCACCGACAACTACGGCCGTCTCCAAGGCCACTTGGGCCTGTACGTCATCGACGGCTCACTGATCCCCGGCAACACCAGCGTCAATCCGTTCGTCACCATCACCGCGCTCGCCGAGCGGAACATCGAAGCGATCATCGCCGCCGATCTGTAG
- a CDS encoding dihydrodipicolinate reductase translates to MIATVVWGTGNVGRAAIRAVEAHPALKLADVIVHHPDKVGRDAGELGGLGHRLGIAASDDIEAVLAAGHRAVVYAATGDIRPDEALADITRAVRSGAVVVTPALYPLYDHRSAPPEFREPVLQAIADGGGSLFVSGVDPGWGNDVLPLLISGLGTTIDAIRCQEIFDYSTYDQEDSVRNLVGMGHPMDYEPLMLAPSIPTMVWGGQIRLMARALGTELDDIRETMDRRALDTTVTTRTMGEFEAGTQGAVRFEVQGIVEGEPRIVIEHVTRIHASCAADWPTPPDGGDGAHRVIIEGRPRIEVTVEATDEGENRSAGGNATAVGRLVGAIDWLVDAQPGLYDALDVPLRPAVGRLGRKQG, encoded by the coding sequence ATGATTGCCACAGTGGTCTGGGGCACCGGCAACGTCGGCCGCGCGGCCATCCGCGCCGTCGAGGCCCATCCGGCGCTGAAACTCGCGGACGTCATCGTCCACCACCCCGACAAGGTCGGCCGCGACGCGGGCGAACTCGGGGGACTTGGCCACCGCCTGGGCATCGCGGCGAGCGACGACATCGAGGCCGTACTGGCTGCGGGCCACCGAGCCGTGGTCTACGCGGCAACCGGCGACATTCGGCCCGACGAGGCACTCGCCGACATCACCCGGGCCGTCCGCTCCGGCGCCGTCGTCGTCACCCCCGCCCTGTATCCGCTCTACGACCACCGCAGCGCGCCGCCGGAGTTCCGGGAACCGGTCCTCCAGGCCATCGCGGACGGCGGCGGCTCCCTCTTCGTCTCCGGCGTCGACCCCGGCTGGGGCAACGACGTGCTGCCCCTGCTGATCAGCGGACTCGGCACCACCATCGACGCGATCCGCTGCCAGGAGATCTTCGACTACTCCACCTACGACCAGGAGGACTCGGTCCGGAACCTGGTCGGCATGGGCCATCCGATGGACTACGAGCCGCTCATGCTCGCGCCATCCATTCCGACCATGGTCTGGGGCGGGCAGATACGGCTCATGGCCAGGGCGCTCGGCACCGAACTCGACGACATCCGCGAGACGATGGACCGGCGTGCGCTGGACACGACCGTGACCACCCGGACGATGGGTGAGTTCGAAGCCGGCACCCAGGGCGCGGTGCGGTTCGAGGTGCAGGGCATCGTGGAGGGCGAACCCCGCATCGTCATCGAGCACGTCACCCGCATCCACGCCTCCTGCGCCGCGGACTGGCCCACGCCACCCGACGGCGGCGACGGAGCACACCGCGTGATCATCGAGGGCCGGCCGCGCATCGAGGTCACCGTGGAGGCCACCGACGAGGGCGAGAACCGCTCCGCGGGCGGCAACGCCACCGCGGTCGGCCGCCTGGTCGGCGCCATCGACTGGCTCGTGGACGCGCAACCCGGACTCTACGACGCGCTCGACGTCCCGCTGCGCCCCGCAGTCGGCCGACTCGGAAGGAAGCAAGGATGA
- a CDS encoding carboxymuconolactone decarboxylase family protein: MNIDIPEGQEPIGYVWGEMVPGIGMAAANFSLSVYEHTTLGLREFEAARLRIAQINGCLFCLDWRTERDGQKVEEEFADAVTEWRTTEAFDDRTRLAAEYAERYAVDHHGLDEAFWARMTAHYSQREIVELSMSIGSWLAFGRLNHVLGLDAVCVLPTH, translated from the coding sequence ATGAACATCGACATCCCCGAGGGCCAGGAACCGATCGGTTACGTGTGGGGCGAGATGGTGCCCGGCATCGGCATGGCCGCCGCGAACTTCTCGCTGTCGGTGTACGAGCACACGACCCTGGGACTGCGCGAGTTCGAGGCCGCGCGGCTGCGGATCGCGCAGATCAACGGCTGTCTCTTCTGTCTCGACTGGCGCACCGAACGCGACGGGCAGAAGGTCGAGGAGGAGTTCGCCGACGCGGTCACCGAGTGGCGGACCACGGAGGCGTTCGACGACCGCACCCGGCTGGCAGCGGAGTACGCCGAGCGGTATGCCGTGGATCATCATGGCCTCGACGAGGCGTTCTGGGCGCGGATGACCGCGCACTACAGCCAGCGAGAGATCGTGGAACTGAGCATGAGTATCGGCTCCTGGCTGGCGTTCGGCCGCCTCAACCATGTGCTGGGTCTCGACGCCGTCTGCGTCTTGCCGACGCACTGA